Genomic window (Dictyoglomus thermophilum H-6-12):
TTTTGATAAAAGGTTGTTCTATCTTGCTAAAAAGGAGTTATTTAAATCCAAAATATTTAATCCTTTTTTAAGATGGCTTGGTGCAATAGATGTAGATAGAAAGGATTTTAAATACGAAACATGGAAAAAGATAAATAAATTAATAAAAGAAAACGAAATAATAGTAATCTTTCCGGAGGGAACAAGAAATGATCATCCTGAGATGGGACTTCTGGAATTAAAAGATGGTGCTGCTTCTCTTGCCCTAACTCACGGCCTACCTATTCTACCCGTAGGTATTAAAGGTACCGAAAAAATATGGAGAAGGAAAAAATTCTTCCCTCAGGTTAAGGGACGAATTAAAATCAGAATAGGGAAAATTATAGAGATACCTAAGGTTAGAAGGCCAAGTAAGGAAGATATAAAAGAAGTAAATGAGAAAATAAAGGCAAACTTAATGGAGCTTTTAAAATGATTTTGTATATTGCTACACCTTATGGATTTTGTTCTGGGGTTAAAAAGTCTATATCCCTTGCCGAAAAAGTCCTTTCTAATGAGGGCGAAGTATATACTTTAGGAGCTTTAGTTCATAATCCTAAAGTTATAGAAGAGTTATCCAAAAAAGGTATAAAAATTCTTGAGAAAAACGGATTTGTTGAAGGAAAGGCTCTAATCGTTAGAGCTCATGGTTTGCCTCAGAGGGATATAGAATTCTATAGAACTTTAGGGAACAGAGTATATGATGCTACTTGTCCTCTGGTAAAGAAAGTCCAAATTCTCGCAGAATATCTAAACAAGAATAAATACAAAGTAGTGATCATAGGAGAAAAAAATCATCCAGAAGTAATAGGAATATTAAGCTACACGGATGATCAAGGTATAGTAGTAGAAAATGAAGATGACATAAAAAAGATTGAAAATTATCCTAAGATTGGTATAGTTTTTCAAACTACTCAAAGTTTAGATAATGCTCTTCAAAAAGTAAATCTAATAATGGAAAAGGGTAAAGAGATTAGAATATTTAACACCATATGTCCTGAAACTATTGAGAGACAAGAAAAAGCTAAAAAGTTGTCGGAAATGGTAGATCTTGCTCTTGTTTTAGGTGGAAAAAATAGTGCAAATACGAGGAGGCTGTATATCACTTTGAGTAAGAAAATACCAACTTATCACATTGAGAATATAGAAGAAATAGACAAAAGTTGGTTTAAAGAAGACAATAAAGTTGGTATAATTACAGGTACATCAACACCTAATGACTTTGTAGAGGAGGTAGTAGAGCTATTAAAGAGTCTGTATCCCTTAGAGATTCATTTGGTATAAAAAAGGGCATTCCAGTAGTAAGCATAGTCGGAAGACCAAATGTAGGAAAATCTGTACTTTTTAACAGAATTGCAGGAGAAGAGAAAGCAATTGTTGCTGATGAGCCAGGAGTAACAAGAGATCCTCTTGTTCACTTATGTGAGCACGAAGGCAAATATTTTTATTTGATAGATTCTGCTGGATGGGGCCTTAATGACGATTTAAGTCATCTTGTTCAGGAGAAAATTCAAGAGGTTATAAATATAAGTGATATTATACTTTTTGTCTTAGATGGAAGATCAGAATTGACAGCTTTAGATTATGAATTTGCAGATATATTAAGAAAGTCCGGAAAGAAAGTTATATTAGTAGTAAACAAAATGGAAGGAAGGATCGATAAAGAAGAATATCTTGCTCCTTTTACTACCTTAGGATTAGGCGAGCCTTTTCCCATATCCGCCCTTCATAAGCAAAATTTATATGAACTTTTAGATCTGATAATATCACTATTGCCTCCAACAGAAGAATCCCATACTGAAGACGAATTTATAAGATTTGCCTTTGTGGGAAGACCTAATAGTGGTAAGTCATCTCTTCTCAACGCTTTGATTGGAAAAGATCGAAGCATAGTAAGTGAGATTCCTGGTACTACTAGAGATGCTGTTGATCTGGTTTGGGAATTCAATGGTAAAAAATATATCATCGTCGACACACCAGGATTAAGAAGGCCAGCAAGGGTAGAAGAGGGGTTAGAAGAGCTTTCTGTACGGAAGACTCTACAAACCATAAGAAAAATTGATGTAGCTGTCATGGTTATTGACTTATCAGTGGGAGTAAGAGAGCAAGAAAAAAGAATACTACATTATATTGAAGATAAAGGAAAATCCTGTTTAATTGTTTTTAATAAAACTGATCTATTCCCATCTTTAAAAGAACGAAGAGAGTTTGAAAAGATTGTTCCTCAAATTTTGCAACCATTTGATTATTTTCCCTTCATCTTTACATCTGCTATTAGGAATTATAATGTAAAAAAGATATTGCCATGGGTTGATAAGCTTTTTGAGTTAAGAAATATGAGGATACCTACTTCTCAGGTAAATAGAGCTATAGAAGAAGCACTTTCTAAAACAAATTTCTCAAAAAAAGGAAAAATTTTAAAAGTTTATTATGCCACTCAGGTAGATGTGGCTCCACCTACCTTTGTGTTTTTTGTAAATGAACCTGAAATAATGAATAAAAATGTAGTTAAATATTTTGAAAAGTTCCTTAGAAGTTACTTTGGATGGATAGGAACTCCGATAAAAATTGAGGTAAGAAAGAGGGAGTAGGTATGTTTACAAAAGTAATCCTCGTAATAGTTTCTTACCTACTTGGTTCTATTCCCAGTGCTCTAATTGTCGGAAAGCTATGGAAAGGAGTAGATGTTCGAAAGCATGGTAGTGGAAATCTAGGAGCTACAAATGTACTAAGAGTACTTGGATGGGGACCAGCAATTTTAGTTGCCATAATGGATGTAGGTAAAGGAATCCTTGCAGTATATTTAGCTCAGACCTTCTTACGCAATGACTATCTTTTTATACTGTTATGTATCATTGCAGCTGTAATTGGCCACTCGTTTCCCATATTTGCAGGATTTAAAGGAGGAAGGAGTGTTGGGGTTTCCTTTGGAATATTGTTCTACCTTTTTCCAAAATCATCGATAATAATTTTTGTAATTGCTATAATTATAGCAGCAATTACCCAATACAAATCTGTTGCTTCTATTACTTGTGCTATTATTTATC
Coding sequences:
- a CDS encoding lysophospholipid acyltransferase family protein; translation: MKKIKKAISHFFYKTLIIIVRFLLKITWGYKVEGKENIPSRSFILVANHVSILDPIVIGAAFDKRLFYLAKKELFKSKIFNPFLRWLGAIDVDRKDFKYETWKKINKLIKENEIIVIFPEGTRNDHPEMGLLELKDGAASLALTHGLPILPVGIKGTEKIWRRKKFFPQVKGRIKIRIGKIIEIPKVRRPSKEDIKEVNEKIKANLMELLK
- the ispH gene encoding 4-hydroxy-3-methylbut-2-enyl diphosphate reductase is translated as MILYIATPYGFCSGVKKSISLAEKVLSNEGEVYTLGALVHNPKVIEELSKKGIKILEKNGFVEGKALIVRAHGLPQRDIEFYRTLGNRVYDATCPLVKKVQILAEYLNKNKYKVVIIGEKNHPEVIGILSYTDDQGIVVENEDDIKKIENYPKIGIVFQTTQSLDNALQKVNLIMEKGKEIRIFNTICPETIERQEKAKKLSEMVDLALVLGGKNSANTRRLYITLSKKIPTYHIENIEEIDKSWFKEDNKVGIITGTSTPNDFVEEVVELLKSLYPLEIHLV
- the der gene encoding ribosome biogenesis GTPase Der, with translation MVGRPNVGKSVLFNRIAGEEKAIVADEPGVTRDPLVHLCEHEGKYFYLIDSAGWGLNDDLSHLVQEKIQEVINISDIILFVLDGRSELTALDYEFADILRKSGKKVILVVNKMEGRIDKEEYLAPFTTLGLGEPFPISALHKQNLYELLDLIISLLPPTEESHTEDEFIRFAFVGRPNSGKSSLLNALIGKDRSIVSEIPGTTRDAVDLVWEFNGKKYIIVDTPGLRRPARVEEGLEELSVRKTLQTIRKIDVAVMVIDLSVGVREQEKRILHYIEDKGKSCLIVFNKTDLFPSLKERREFEKIVPQILQPFDYFPFIFTSAIRNYNVKKILPWVDKLFELRNMRIPTSQVNRAIEEALSKTNFSKKGKILKVYYATQVDVAPPTFVFFVNEPEIMNKNVVKYFEKFLRSYFGWIGTPIKIEVRKRE
- the plsY gene encoding glycerol-3-phosphate 1-O-acyltransferase PlsY; amino-acid sequence: MFTKVILVIVSYLLGSIPSALIVGKLWKGVDVRKHGSGNLGATNVLRVLGWGPAILVAIMDVGKGILAVYLAQTFLRNDYLFILLCIIAAVIGHSFPIFAGFKGGRSVGVSFGILFYLFPKSSIIIFVIAIIIAAITQYKSVASITCAIIYPFLLYSIEKPPVEYLTGVILVCIFIIYRHIPNVKRLIKGEEHKISWKIKK